The following proteins are encoded in a genomic region of Mahella australiensis 50-1 BON:
- a CDS encoding extracellular solute-binding protein, whose translation MVKKMRWLSAALVVLLLVSTLAACSGASDTEKAEEPNESSEATNNKTEGEREQQKTGPSWSWDTSPVTLDWYIDYDWAAYTWDAKNRMMNKLVTEKTGVTVNVITPAAGGSEKLNAMIAGGTLPDIVTLWWASPQFKLMVQGGLVYSINELSEKYAPELMTILPKSMIETHKFPDGNLYGIVSFFWAPEEMDPEKNYWETNAGILARQDIMDQLGITRNDFSTQEGAINALKKVKDSDIKYQGVKVEPMTFGAEGMDAVDLTLPAFFGVPMEDEQGNYIDQRLHPKYLEVVKFANRLYREGLVSKEVFTSQRQQIEEKIKSGSVFSFLGNVGDYQGPMYDLYKLDKKAKFVTVEPIRSNDGSDPVRIESGIGWNTTCVTKQSKHPDRAIRFLEFLYSEEGDLIQSYGIEGETYKVNADGTIELMPELLQLQLENPEEFDNKYGFGGFGWLVDYVRVQKRTKPVTETDKLKQDWYKDMSKIVYHTTLFEKLGPDPGTDASNKLTQIDEYWRKQVAQMMVAESEAECERIYNETIQQMNKMGMQDIIKIRNENFQKNKQAAGVKYAWPTYNE comes from the coding sequence ATGGTAAAAAAGATGAGGTGGCTCAGTGCGGCCTTGGTAGTGTTGTTGCTGGTATCCACTCTTGCAGCATGCTCAGGAGCTTCGGATACGGAAAAAGCAGAAGAACCTAATGAGAGCAGTGAAGCAACTAATAACAAGACCGAAGGTGAAAGAGAGCAACAAAAAACTGGCCCAAGTTGGTCTTGGGATACCAGTCCGGTAACGCTGGATTGGTACATCGATTATGACTGGGCAGCTTATACCTGGGATGCCAAGAACAGAATGATGAATAAATTGGTGACTGAAAAAACCGGAGTGACGGTGAACGTAATTACACCTGCTGCGGGTGGCAGCGAGAAATTGAATGCTATGATAGCAGGTGGCACGCTGCCGGACATAGTAACATTGTGGTGGGCGTCACCGCAGTTCAAACTGATGGTACAGGGAGGACTGGTTTATTCGATAAATGAGTTGAGTGAAAAATATGCGCCGGAATTAATGACTATCTTGCCCAAATCGATGATAGAGACGCATAAATTCCCTGATGGTAATTTATACGGTATAGTCAGCTTCTTTTGGGCACCCGAGGAGATGGACCCGGAAAAGAATTATTGGGAAACTAATGCGGGTATATTGGCTCGGCAGGATATTATGGATCAACTGGGAATAACGCGCAATGATTTCAGCACCCAGGAAGGTGCGATAAATGCTTTGAAAAAAGTAAAAGACAGCGACATAAAATACCAGGGGGTTAAGGTTGAGCCTATGACATTCGGTGCGGAAGGTATGGATGCTGTAGATCTTACTTTGCCAGCATTTTTTGGTGTACCTATGGAAGATGAACAGGGTAACTATATAGACCAAAGGCTGCATCCCAAATATTTGGAGGTTGTTAAGTTCGCAAACAGACTATACAGAGAGGGTTTGGTGTCTAAAGAGGTATTTACTAGTCAAAGGCAACAAATCGAAGAAAAAATAAAGTCCGGCAGCGTATTTTCGTTTTTAGGTAATGTAGGGGATTACCAAGGCCCTATGTATGATTTATATAAACTGGACAAAAAAGCTAAATTCGTGACTGTTGAGCCCATACGTTCTAACGATGGAAGTGATCCGGTAAGAATAGAGTCGGGCATAGGATGGAATACGACATGTGTTACTAAACAGTCAAAACATCCGGATAGGGCGATAAGATTCTTGGAGTTCCTATATAGCGAAGAAGGCGATTTAATACAGAGTTACGGTATCGAAGGTGAAACTTATAAAGTGAATGCGGATGGAACCATTGAGCTGATGCCGGAACTGCTGCAACTCCAATTGGAAAACCCAGAAGAATTTGATAATAAGTACGGCTTTGGAGGTTTTGGGTGGCTGGTGGATTATGTTAGAGTACAAAAGAGGACCAAGCCTGTAACCGAGACTGATAAGTTAAAACAAGATTGGTATAAAGATATGTCTAAGATAGTTTACCACACAACGCTCTTTGAAAAACTCGGACCAGATCCGGGGACGGATGCCAGCAATAAACTTACACAGATAGACGAGTACTGGAGAAAACAGGTTGCGCAGATGATGGTAGCCGAATCCGAAGCCGAATGTGAGAGAATATACAATGAAACTATTCAGCAGATGAATAAAATGGGGATGCAGGATATTATCAAGATACGCAATGAGAATTTCCAAAAAAACAAACAGGCTGCCGGAGTAAAATATGCATGGCCGACTTATAATGAATGA
- a CDS encoding glycoside hydrolase family 2 TIM barrel-domain containing protein, protein MQCDWQNQYILTKNREPAHATLIPYADAGAAASFERGLSPYFKLLNGQWKFCYLPYPAACPMGFEQPEYDTQTWDEIPVPSNWQMLGYGKPNYTNVAYPYPVDPPYVPDDNPVGLYRRDFEIPPSWQNRQVFLTFEGVDSAFRVWINGHEVGYSQGSHLPSEFNITPYVHAGGNALAVQVYQWSDGSYLEDQDMWRLSGIFRDVYLIATPSVHMRDVHVDTILDDVCADAVLNVKTYIKNYANHESENYTVIMELLDSDGQKVAKKDATAAPILGEEIIVDMETPVSDPHKWSAEDPYLYTLILTLNDAEGNTEEIESFAVGFRKIEIKNQQLLVNGVSVKLKGVNRHDTHPDLGHAVSLESMIKDITLMKQHNINAVRTSHYPNDPRWLDLCDRYGLYVIDETDLECHGFAFTGNLNQISDDPEWEQAYVDRAERMVERDKNHPSIIIWSLGNESGYGRNHDAMAAWIRQHDTTRPIHYEGAHDAPVVDIVSVMYPTVEKLAQEGQRTDDPRPFFMCEYAHAMGNGPGNLKEYWETIYKYPRLIGGCVWEWVDHGIRQHTPSGEEWFAYGGDFGDEPNDGNFCIDGLNFPDRIPHTGLIEYKKVLEPVKVDAIDMATGTFSISNLYNFISLRHLDGSWSLVSDGKTIQHGALPALDIAAGQSMKITVPYTMPAAKAGTEYWINFSFTLNQDMLWAKRGFEIAWAQFKLPVEAPSVPIAVSEMPELSCLQTDNTIEIAGHDFKLIFDKHYGRIASYNYNGMPMIHEGPRINLWRAPTDNDIHQAELWKRVGLDKLISRIADISFSMLCPQAAQIMVSYVLAPYSLTPVCRANVAYIVYGNGDIEVDADISLRSDLPHLPRIGMEIQLPKGMEQFTWYGRGPHENYIDKKESARIDVYAGTVDEQHVPYIRPQENGNKSDVRWAAVTNLRGMGWLIIGKPTFNISVHHYTTQDLTKADHTYELVHRDETIINIDYEQDGLGSNSCGPGPLEKYQLKPEDVSFSFILRPFSADAMSAVASSKRYPQTI, encoded by the coding sequence ATGCAATGTGATTGGCAAAATCAATATATATTGACCAAAAACAGAGAGCCTGCCCACGCTACCTTGATACCGTATGCTGACGCAGGTGCTGCTGCCTCTTTCGAAAGAGGTCTTTCGCCGTATTTCAAGCTGCTGAATGGGCAATGGAAATTTTGTTATCTGCCATATCCCGCAGCTTGCCCAATGGGTTTCGAACAGCCTGAGTACGATACGCAAACGTGGGATGAAATTCCTGTGCCCAGCAATTGGCAGATGCTCGGCTACGGTAAGCCCAACTATACTAATGTAGCGTATCCTTATCCCGTGGATCCGCCTTACGTTCCTGACGACAATCCTGTGGGATTATACAGGCGTGATTTTGAGATACCGCCATCGTGGCAGAACAGACAGGTCTTTTTAACATTCGAGGGCGTCGACTCGGCCTTCAGAGTATGGATAAACGGTCACGAAGTCGGCTATAGCCAAGGCAGTCATCTGCCGTCGGAATTCAACATCACGCCATACGTACATGCAGGCGGCAACGCGTTGGCCGTACAGGTATATCAATGGTCGGATGGTAGTTATCTGGAAGACCAGGACATGTGGCGCTTAAGCGGTATATTCCGCGATGTGTACCTTATAGCCACACCAAGCGTACACATGCGCGATGTGCACGTCGACACAATTCTTGATGATGTGTGTGCGGATGCTGTACTCAACGTAAAAACATACATCAAAAATTATGCAAATCACGAGAGCGAAAACTATACAGTAATAATGGAGCTATTAGACAGCGACGGGCAAAAAGTAGCCAAAAAAGACGCCACAGCTGCCCCAATTTTAGGAGAAGAAATCATCGTAGATATGGAAACGCCCGTCTCTGATCCTCATAAGTGGTCAGCCGAAGATCCATATTTGTACACATTGATACTGACTCTAAATGATGCCGAAGGCAATACAGAAGAAATCGAAAGTTTTGCCGTGGGCTTCCGCAAAATAGAGATAAAAAATCAGCAACTATTGGTAAACGGTGTATCAGTGAAATTAAAGGGTGTGAACAGGCATGATACACATCCAGACCTTGGCCACGCTGTATCGTTGGAATCCATGATCAAGGATATAACGCTTATGAAGCAGCATAACATAAACGCTGTGAGAACATCTCACTATCCGAATGACCCGCGTTGGCTGGATCTGTGCGACCGTTACGGCCTATATGTCATAGATGAAACCGATCTCGAATGCCACGGATTTGCATTTACGGGCAATCTCAATCAGATCTCCGACGACCCGGAATGGGAACAGGCTTATGTGGATAGAGCCGAGCGCATGGTGGAGCGGGATAAAAATCATCCATCCATCATCATATGGTCGCTGGGCAATGAATCAGGCTATGGACGCAATCACGATGCTATGGCAGCCTGGATACGCCAACACGATACGACGCGGCCCATACATTATGAAGGTGCTCACGACGCACCGGTCGTTGATATAGTAAGTGTCATGTACCCCACAGTGGAAAAGCTTGCACAAGAAGGACAAAGGACCGATGACCCACGCCCATTTTTCATGTGCGAATATGCGCATGCTATGGGCAACGGCCCCGGCAATCTCAAAGAATACTGGGAAACCATCTATAAATACCCACGGCTTATAGGCGGATGTGTCTGGGAATGGGTGGATCACGGTATACGCCAACATACGCCGTCAGGGGAGGAATGGTTTGCATATGGTGGAGATTTCGGAGACGAGCCGAATGATGGCAATTTCTGCATCGACGGCTTGAATTTTCCCGACCGTATACCCCATACCGGCCTTATCGAATATAAAAAGGTATTAGAACCGGTAAAGGTGGATGCTATAGATATGGCGACAGGAACATTTTCCATCAGCAATCTATATAATTTCATATCGCTGAGGCACCTCGATGGCAGTTGGTCTCTGGTGAGCGACGGAAAAACGATACAGCACGGCGCTCTGCCTGCCCTGGATATAGCCGCCGGCCAGTCCATGAAGATAACAGTACCTTATACCATGCCTGCCGCTAAAGCGGGTACCGAATACTGGATAAATTTCAGCTTTACATTAAACCAAGACATGCTATGGGCCAAACGTGGCTTTGAAATAGCATGGGCACAATTTAAGCTGCCTGTGGAGGCACCATCCGTACCTATAGCTGTATCGGAAATGCCGGAACTAAGCTGTCTGCAAACCGACAACACTATAGAAATAGCAGGCCATGATTTTAAATTGATATTCGATAAGCATTATGGGAGAATAGCATCTTATAATTACAACGGTATGCCAATGATACACGAAGGCCCACGGATAAATCTGTGGAGAGCTCCTACCGATAACGATATACATCAAGCAGAATTATGGAAAAGAGTGGGATTGGACAAGCTGATAAGCCGTATTGCTGATATCTCATTTTCTATGCTTTGCCCGCAAGCGGCACAGATTATGGTATCATACGTCTTAGCCCCATACAGTTTAACACCGGTATGTCGTGCTAATGTTGCATATATCGTATACGGTAACGGTGATATAGAAGTAGATGCTGACATATCGCTGCGTTCCGATCTACCCCATCTGCCGCGCATAGGCATGGAAATACAATTGCCAAAAGGTATGGAGCAATTTACATGGTATGGGCGCGGTCCGCATGAAAATTACATAGATAAAAAGGAAAGCGCCAGAATAGACGTATATGCCGGCACAGTGGATGAGCAGCATGTACCCTATATACGCCCGCAGGAAAACGGCAATAAATCGGATGTACGCTGGGCTGCTGTTACGAATTTGCGCGGCATGGGATGGCTTATAATTGGAAAACCTACGTTTAACATAAGCGTGCATCATTACACGACACAGGATCTGACCAAGGCCGACCATACCTATGAACTGGTACATCGCGATGAGACTATAATCAATATAGATTATGAGCAAGACGGCCTCGGCAGCAATAGCTGTGGTCCCGGTCCATTGGAAAAATACCAGCTCAAGCCGGAGGATGTGAGCTTCAGCTTCATATTAAGACCATTTTCGGCAGATGCCATGTCGGCTGTAGCATCGAGCAAACGCTATCCTCAAACAATATAA
- a CDS encoding helix-turn-helix domain-containing protein: MKWNIAYYLHKYRFKSVYTRLIIVFSIILAGVVLAVGGFSYIRASQSIKEKVNEANLQTLRQMQQVMDAAMKKTDTIISNLSMHYLMQKDYNRLSLSEKLELPTMVSSQMTETYIDSIYVYYLESGKALSAPGGAVDASVLPDTGWLDIYDDAAPLGFRKLLINHRVIDKVGAKVDAITVMREFPLMSLPKVGVIVINLDRTKLFSVIQQNMPADQNLFVTDANGELLSGDTDYFALLSRQNDFFNVIKSDSGYGQIDINGESKMISCVRSPYNGWMYVKAEDVAYLTAATKGIRDLTVWLMLLCLGGGMAVWAIVSLNFYKPILEVLNRIGGRDIAADDEYRVLSKAVDDIMVQKSNIEDLYDNSRQEIKSGLLISLCSGYIDDMEHVFRQLDAIGFPYQHCGFAVAIVSTDRFSDAAYIRNTGAIAIMKAAIRDIVESISVPGVHAVAGNMDENRIIALMSFHGDENAVISAAKAMQQDIEDRLGISATISIGNAYERITDIHLSYREALDALNYKVLTGNGSLIHINNFSISGDVPKYYYPMDKEIEMINAIKVGDRLAAMNVIDEVYDGIPKCAGMASYISEMLWQLMNGVFRGMGTMGMSYEDVFDRSFFETYKDYRSIEDIDGMRTFIEERVNALIDYIDKKHSSKNNAIVEAVKAHIEKHYSEDLSLDDVASKVYMSTSYMSTLFKEVTGHNFTDYVIGVRMSKAKELLVSDDKDINAIAGMVGYNNMRSFLRAFKRCTGMTPTEYRKSNAVDKLADDIR; encoded by the coding sequence ATGAAATGGAATATAGCCTATTATCTGCATAAATATCGTTTTAAGAGCGTGTATACGCGATTGATAATAGTATTCAGCATCATATTAGCCGGTGTGGTACTAGCCGTGGGAGGATTCTCGTATATCAGGGCGTCTCAAAGCATAAAAGAGAAGGTGAATGAGGCCAATCTTCAAACCTTGCGTCAGATGCAGCAGGTTATGGATGCGGCGATGAAGAAAACAGACACCATAATCAGTAATCTATCGATGCACTATCTTATGCAGAAGGATTATAACAGACTGTCCTTATCCGAGAAACTCGAACTGCCCACTATGGTCAGTTCTCAAATGACCGAAACATATATAGACTCTATATATGTGTATTATCTTGAAAGCGGTAAAGCGCTTTCCGCCCCCGGCGGCGCTGTTGATGCCAGTGTGTTGCCGGATACCGGTTGGCTTGATATCTATGATGATGCCGCTCCTCTGGGCTTTAGGAAATTATTGATAAATCACCGCGTTATAGATAAGGTTGGTGCAAAAGTTGACGCCATCACCGTTATGAGAGAGTTCCCGCTGATGTCGCTGCCTAAGGTAGGCGTTATTGTGATCAATCTCGACAGGACCAAGCTATTCAGCGTTATTCAACAGAATATGCCTGCGGATCAAAATCTATTTGTGACGGATGCAAATGGTGAACTGTTGAGCGGCGACACCGATTATTTTGCTCTATTGTCCCGACAAAACGATTTCTTTAACGTAATAAAAAGCGACAGCGGATATGGTCAGATAGACATAAACGGGGAGTCCAAGATGATATCCTGCGTTCGTTCACCATACAATGGCTGGATGTATGTCAAGGCGGAAGATGTAGCATATCTTACTGCTGCTACGAAAGGGATAAGGGATCTCACCGTATGGTTGATGTTATTATGCTTAGGCGGCGGCATGGCCGTTTGGGCAATTGTATCCCTTAACTTTTATAAGCCCATATTAGAAGTTCTAAATAGAATTGGGGGCAGAGATATAGCAGCCGACGACGAGTATAGGGTGCTCAGCAAAGCGGTCGATGATATAATGGTTCAAAAGAGCAATATAGAGGACTTATACGATAACAGCCGACAGGAGATAAAAAGCGGCCTATTGATCAGCCTTTGCAGTGGCTATATAGATGACATGGAACATGTATTCAGGCAATTGGATGCTATAGGCTTTCCTTATCAACATTGCGGCTTTGCTGTGGCAATCGTGAGTACGGATAGATTTAGCGATGCGGCGTATATCCGTAATACTGGAGCCATTGCAATTATGAAAGCGGCGATAAGAGATATAGTGGAAAGCATATCTGTACCGGGCGTTCATGCCGTAGCCGGGAATATGGATGAGAATAGGATAATAGCGCTGATGAGCTTTCACGGCGATGAGAACGCTGTTATAAGCGCTGCGAAAGCTATGCAGCAGGATATTGAGGATAGACTTGGCATTTCGGCGACCATAAGCATAGGCAACGCTTATGAGAGGATAACCGATATACATCTATCATATCGTGAGGCATTGGACGCTTTGAACTATAAAGTACTTACAGGAAACGGTTCGTTGATCCATATAAACAACTTCAGCATAAGCGGCGATGTGCCTAAGTACTATTATCCCATGGATAAAGAGATCGAGATGATAAATGCCATAAAAGTAGGAGACAGGCTTGCTGCCATGAACGTCATCGATGAGGTTTATGACGGCATACCCAAGTGTGCGGGTATGGCCTCATATATATCCGAGATGCTGTGGCAATTGATGAACGGCGTCTTTCGCGGCATGGGTACCATGGGTATGAGCTATGAGGATGTATTCGACAGGAGTTTCTTTGAAACATATAAGGATTATCGATCCATAGAGGATATCGATGGCATGAGAACTTTTATTGAGGAAAGGGTTAACGCTCTTATCGATTACATCGATAAAAAACACAGCAGCAAGAACAACGCTATTGTAGAAGCCGTAAAGGCCCATATAGAAAAACATTATTCTGAAGACCTTTCGTTGGACGATGTGGCGTCAAAGGTGTATATGAGTACCTCATATATGAGTACCTTGTTCAAGGAAGTTACCGGCCATAACTTTACAGATTATGTAATAGGAGTGCGTATGAGCAAAGCCAAAGAACTTTTGGTGTCTGACGACAAAGATATAAATGCTATTGCCGGTATGGTGGGATATAATAATATGCGCAGTTTCCTCAGAGCATTTAAAAGGTGTACGGGGATGACGCCTACAGAATATAGAAAATCAAATGCTGTTGATAAGCTGGCGGATGATATTAGATGA
- a CDS encoding ABC transporter permease — MRSNILLEAPEQNNSLIYKIKRQFKIYGQNKYLILLFLPGLIWFIIFKYGPMYGLLMAFQDYSLVKGVWGSTWVGLKHFQYLFTGPDFLPVLKNTIIISAYKIIFGFPAPIILALMLNEVKSTAFKRTIQTVSYLPHFFSWVVLAGLVMMALSPSVGIVNQIIQAFGGKPIFFVADKQWFRTVLVATDIWASIGWGSIIYLAAIAGLDPELYEAAVLDGANRWQRIRHITIPGIAPTIAVMLILRTGSILDAGFDQVMNLYSPPVYDVADIIDTYMYRMGIGGFQFSLTTAAGMFKSVIGFVLIIITNILSKRVSEGEYGIW; from the coding sequence ATGAGATCGAACATCTTATTAGAGGCTCCCGAACAAAACAATAGCCTTATATATAAGATAAAGAGGCAATTCAAGATATACGGTCAAAATAAATATCTCATTTTATTATTTTTACCCGGACTCATATGGTTCATCATATTTAAGTATGGCCCGATGTACGGGCTTTTGATGGCCTTTCAGGATTATTCGTTGGTAAAAGGCGTTTGGGGCAGCACGTGGGTTGGGCTTAAACATTTCCAGTATCTATTTACGGGACCGGATTTCTTACCGGTTTTAAAGAATACCATAATAATCAGCGCATATAAGATAATATTTGGTTTTCCCGCACCCATAATACTTGCGTTGATGCTCAACGAAGTAAAGAGCACGGCATTCAAACGCACTATACAAACGGTGAGCTATTTGCCGCATTTCTTTTCATGGGTTGTATTGGCTGGTTTGGTGATGATGGCATTATCACCGTCGGTGGGTATAGTCAACCAGATAATACAGGCATTTGGCGGAAAGCCCATATTTTTTGTGGCCGACAAACAATGGTTTCGGACGGTGCTTGTGGCGACCGATATATGGGCGAGCATAGGGTGGGGTTCGATCATATATCTGGCGGCTATAGCCGGTCTGGACCCTGAATTGTATGAAGCGGCGGTTTTGGATGGCGCCAACCGTTGGCAACGCATACGGCATATAACCATACCAGGTATAGCTCCCACAATAGCGGTAATGTTGATATTGAGGACCGGCAGCATACTGGATGCCGGATTCGATCAGGTTATGAACCTCTACAGTCCGCCGGTATACGATGTGGCCGACATTATCGATACCTACATGTATCGCATGGGTATAGGCGGATTCCAATTCAGTCTTACCACAGCCGCAGGCATGTTCAAATCGGTGATAGGATTTGTGCTGATAATAATCACGAATATACTGTCAAAACGCGTAAGCGAAGGCGAATACGGTATATGGTGA
- a CDS encoding carbohydrate ABC transporter permease, producing MKVKRGSGEIIFDVLNYTLLILLAIVTIYPFWHTLVLSISARESAMGMSFRLWPTKLDFTSWEMIAGRSYMWNGFYNTVVRTVLGTAIAVILTVTTAYPLAKKTFPHRDFFTGLIIFTMLFGGGMIPTYVLVSGLGLMDSVWALVIPAAISPFNVVIVRNFFQSIPESLEESARIDGANDMLILWRIVLPLSTPVLATITLWILVGHWNAWFDAVLYIHDRGKFVLQQLLRELVVMNTVDPHIAVPQSDTAVPPMAESVKSAATMFATIPILIVYPFLQKYFTQGIMIGALKG from the coding sequence ATGAAAGTTAAACGCGGTTCAGGAGAGATAATATTTGATGTGCTCAACTATACATTGCTTATACTATTGGCGATAGTTACTATATATCCGTTCTGGCATACGCTGGTTTTATCCATAAGCGCCAGGGAGTCGGCTATGGGTATGAGCTTCCGTTTGTGGCCGACCAAGCTTGATTTCACATCATGGGAGATGATAGCCGGCCGTTCGTATATGTGGAATGGTTTCTATAATACCGTCGTGCGAACGGTACTCGGGACTGCCATAGCGGTTATTTTGACCGTTACGACCGCCTATCCATTGGCAAAGAAAACATTTCCACACCGTGATTTTTTCACCGGCCTTATAATATTTACGATGCTTTTCGGCGGGGGTATGATACCTACCTATGTGCTGGTAAGCGGATTGGGGCTTATGGACAGCGTGTGGGCATTGGTAATTCCGGCGGCCATATCGCCGTTTAATGTGGTTATAGTCAGGAATTTCTTTCAATCCATACCGGAGAGCCTTGAAGAATCGGCAAGGATAGACGGCGCCAACGATATGCTCATACTCTGGCGCATTGTGTTGCCGTTGTCCACGCCGGTTTTAGCTACCATCACGCTGTGGATCCTAGTCGGGCACTGGAATGCATGGTTCGATGCCGTGTTGTATATACATGACCGCGGCAAATTTGTGCTCCAGCAACTGTTGAGGGAACTGGTGGTAATGAACACCGTGGACCCGCATATAGCCGTACCTCAATCCGACACGGCCGTACCGCCGATGGCTGAGAGTGTAAAATCCGCGGCCACCATGTTTGCGACCATACCTATCCTGATAGTATATCCGTTTTTGCAGAAATACTTTACCCAGGGCATAATGATAGGAGCGCTTAAGGGTTGA